A window of Ignavibacteriales bacterium contains these coding sequences:
- a CDS encoding ATP-binding protein: MIDSSLKNANILIVDDQQANIDVLTGLLDAKGFTNYTTTKDSRQVIGLFEVFKPDLLLLDLSMPHLTGFQVMMQMKILIPASTYFPILVLTADITPESKQKALACGASDFLAKPFDLIEVDLRIKNLLKARYFHQQLENQNQILEEKAKERTQELEKRNIELTAAKEQAEESDKLKSEFLNQMSHEIRSPMNAVLSFTNILREEIIEKLTPDLLDYFDEIDSTGHRLIRTVDLILNVSEMQVSTYELSFREFDLLKEIIGKIINDNMKLIESKGLKFNFFSDLSKAIIVGDQYSIYQIFVNLIDNSIKYTKKGYISINVSKDEQGINVSIDDTGIGISEEFLKIMYHPFMQEDRGNSRRYDENGLGFSLVKKYCDLNRIALTVESKKDVGTKFTLFFTCPK, translated from the coding sequence TTGATTGATTCATCACTAAAAAACGCAAACATACTAATTGTAGATGATCAACAGGCTAATATAGATGTTCTTACCGGGCTGCTTGATGCTAAAGGTTTTACAAACTATACAACAACTAAAGACTCTAGACAAGTTATTGGTTTGTTCGAAGTGTTCAAACCGGATTTACTTTTGCTTGATTTAAGCATGCCACACTTAACCGGTTTTCAAGTGATGATGCAAATGAAAATTCTTATTCCAGCCAGTACTTACTTCCCCATATTAGTACTCACTGCCGATATAACACCGGAATCTAAACAAAAAGCACTTGCCTGCGGTGCAAGTGATTTTCTTGCAAAACCATTTGATTTGATAGAAGTTGACCTTCGAATAAAAAATCTTCTTAAAGCCCGATATTTTCACCAACAATTAGAAAATCAGAATCAGATTTTAGAAGAAAAGGCGAAGGAGAGAACCCAAGAACTTGAAAAGAGAAACATAGAATTAACAGCTGCTAAAGAGCAAGCCGAAGAGTCAGATAAACTGAAATCCGAATTCCTCAATCAGATGTCGCACGAAATAAGATCTCCAATGAATGCCGTCTTGAGTTTTACAAATATATTAAGAGAAGAGATTATAGAAAAACTAACGCCGGATCTTTTAGACTATTTTGATGAAATTGACTCTACCGGTCATAGACTGATTAGAACTGTTGATTTAATTTTGAATGTTTCTGAAATGCAAGTCAGCACATATGAACTATCTTTTAGAGAATTCGATTTACTAAAAGAAATTATCGGAAAAATTATAAATGATAACATGAAGTTAATAGAAAGTAAGGGACTAAAATTTAATTTTTTCTCAGATCTATCAAAAGCAATAATAGTAGGTGATCAATACAGCATCTATCAAATATTTGTGAATTTAATAGACAATTCTATCAAGTACACAAAGAAAGGATACATTTCTATTAACGTTTCAAAAGATGAACAAGGAATAAATGTTAGCATCGATGATACCGGCATAGGTATATCAGAAGAATTTTTGAAAATAATGTACCACCCGTTTATGCAAGAGGATAGAGGAAACTCTAGAAGATATGATGAGAACGGCTTAGGTTTTTCACTCGTAAAAAAATATTGCGATTTGAACAGAATAGCTCTCACAGTAGAATCAAAGAAAGATGTAGGAACTAAGTTTACTTTGTTTTTTACCTGTCCAAAATAG
- a CDS encoding response regulator — translation MKKMLIVEDDILSQNVMRRIFKSDFEIDFCESVDEYYEKYSKTNYDVIIMDVALKGTKNGLELIKEIKAAPTFTGTPILCLTAHAQTKMRQTAIESGSDYFITKPVSNKVLKEAVEFLLKSK, via the coding sequence ATGAAAAAAATGTTAATAGTAGAAGATGATATTCTATCTCAAAATGTAATGAGAAGAATATTTAAAAGTGATTTTGAAATTGATTTTTGTGAATCAGTTGATGAATATTATGAAAAATACTCGAAGACAAATTATGACGTAATAATAATGGATGTAGCATTAAAAGGAACTAAGAATGGTTTGGAGTTAATCAAAGAGATTAAAGCCGCACCTACATTTACGGGCACTCCCATACTTTGTCTAACCGCACATGCACAAACTAAAATGAGGCAAACGGCAATTGAGTCCGGTTCAGATTATTTCATAACCAAACCGGTTTCAAATAAAGTGCTTAAAGAAGCAGTTGAATTTCTTTTAAAATCAAAATAG
- a CDS encoding PAS domain S-box protein, translating to MAKINKKERIKSAIKPSLSKIKLKSADEVSEFAESVINTVREPLLLLDKDLRVVKASRSFYDFFKVSSDETIGTLIYDLGNHQWNIPKLRELLETILPEKTTFDNYEVEHDFSTIGKRIMLLNARQIQRALGKEKIILLAIEDIAERKGIETGLEKTRKELVVIKKSADEVSEFAENIINTVREPLLLLDKELRVVKASHSFYEFFKVSSEETIGTLIYDLGNHQWNIPKLRELLETILPEKTTFDNYEVEHDFSTIGKRIMLLNARKIQRGSEKEQIILLAIEDITERKEIEAGLEKTRKELAVIKKSADEVSEFAENLINTVREPLLALDQELRVVKASRSFYEFFKVSSEETIGTLIYELGNNQWNIPKLRELLETILPEKAAFDNYEVEHDFSTIGKRIMLLNARQIQRGSGKERIILLAIEDITERKKNENELSKAKAEAERANFAKSEFLSRMSHELRTPMNSILGFAQLMDMGELNPSHKKGVDQILKSGKHLLNLINEVLDMAKIEAGRLTVSPEPVEIFGIILETIDIVRHLAEENQIKLESDASTTERLFVKTDHQRLKQVVRVECTIKKSEGRNENVIRISVTDTGKGIAQEYIEKLFKPFERIGAERTETEGTGLGLAISEKLIEAMGGKIGVESEVGKGSTFWIELPQTEGQQNHYERTGELTKLEAEITQNSGTILYIEDNLSNIQLVEQILEMHRPSIKLITNIYGKNAVQFAIDYKPNLILLDLDLPDIHGSEVIKLIHAEPRTAKIPVIILSADAMTKQIEQLMEAGAEDYLIKPIDVVQFLKVVDKWIRKSSKE from the coding sequence ATGGCAAAGATTAATAAAAAAGAAAGAATAAAATCAGCTATAAAGCCGTCCCTCTCGAAAATCAAATTGAAATCCGCTGATGAAGTAAGTGAATTCGCCGAGAGTGTGATCAACACTGTGCGTGAACCTTTACTTTTACTGGATAAAGATTTAAGAGTAGTCAAAGCCAGCCGTTCATTCTATGATTTCTTCAAGGTAAGCTCCGATGAAACAATTGGAACGCTTATATATGATTTGGGAAATCACCAGTGGAATATTCCAAAACTGAGAGAACTTCTGGAGACAATCCTTCCCGAAAAAACAACATTCGACAACTATGAAGTTGAACACGACTTTTCTACAATCGGTAAACGCATCATGCTTTTGAATGCCCGGCAAATTCAAAGAGCCCTTGGAAAAGAGAAGATAATTCTTCTTGCCATTGAGGACATCGCTGAACGTAAGGGGATAGAAACCGGTCTGGAAAAAACCCGCAAAGAACTTGTGGTGATTAAAAAATCTGCAGATGAAGTAAGTGAATTCGCCGAAAACATAATCAACACTGTACGTGAACCTTTACTTTTATTGGATAAAGAGCTAAGAGTAGTTAAAGCCAGCCATTCATTCTATGAATTCTTCAAAGTCAGTTCTGAAGAAACGATAGGAACGCTTATATATGATCTAGGAAATCACCAATGGAATATACCTAAACTGAGAGAACTGCTTGAGACAATCCTTCCGGAAAAAACTACATTCGACAACTATGAAGTTGAACATGACTTTTCTACAATCGGTAAACGCATCATGCTTTTGAATGCCCGAAAAATTCAAAGAGGATCGGAAAAAGAACAGATAATACTTCTTGCCATTGAGGATATCACCGAACGTAAGGAGATAGAAGCCGGTCTGGAAAAAACCCGCAAAGAACTTGCGGTAATTAAAAAATCGGCAGATGAAGTAAGTGAATTCGCCGAGAACTTAATCAACACTGTGCGTGAACCTTTACTTGCACTGGATCAAGAGTTAAGAGTAGTCAAAGCCAGCCGTTCATTCTATGAATTCTTCAAAGTAAGTTCTGAAGAAACAATAGGAACGCTTATATATGAACTGGGAAATAACCAGTGGAATATACCTAAACTGAGAGAACTTCTTGAGACAATCCTTCCCGAAAAAGCAGCATTCGATAACTATGAAGTTGAACATGACTTTTCTACAATCGGTAAACGCATCATGCTTTTGAATGCCCGGCAAATTCAAAGAGGATCGGGAAAAGAACGGATAATACTTCTTGCCATTGAGGACATCACCGAACGTAAAAAAAATGAGAACGAACTTTCAAAAGCAAAAGCAGAAGCCGAACGGGCCAATTTTGCAAAGAGTGAATTCCTTTCCCGTATGAGTCACGAACTTAGAACACCAATGAATTCGATTCTCGGCTTTGCACAATTGATGGATATGGGAGAACTAAATCCGTCTCACAAAAAAGGTGTAGATCAAATCTTGAAAAGCGGAAAGCATCTTCTAAATTTAATAAATGAAGTGCTCGATATGGCCAAGATTGAAGCTGGACGGCTGACTGTTTCGCCGGAACCGGTTGAAATTTTCGGTATTATTTTGGAAACGATTGATATTGTTCGTCATCTCGCTGAAGAAAATCAGATCAAGCTCGAATCAGATGCTTCAACTACTGAAAGACTCTTTGTAAAAACAGATCACCAGCGTTTGAAACAAGTGGTGAGGGTTGAATGTACAATAAAGAAGTCGGAAGGGAGAAATGAGAATGTAATTCGGATTAGTGTGACTGATACGGGAAAAGGTATTGCTCAAGAATACATTGAAAAACTTTTTAAACCGTTCGAACGCATTGGCGCTGAACGAACAGAAACTGAAGGCACCGGACTTGGATTAGCCATTTCTGAAAAATTGATTGAAGCAATGGGTGGCAAAATTGGTGTTGAAAGTGAGGTCGGCAAAGGAAGTACTTTCTGGATTGAACTGCCTCAGACGGAAGGACAACAGAATCACTACGAACGAACAGGTGAATTAACAAAACTGGAAGCTGAAATAACACAGAACAGCGGAACTATTTTGTATATCGAAGATAATCTTTCGAACATACAATTAGTTGAACAGATTTTAGAAATGCATCGTCCATCAATTAAATTGATAACGAATATATATGGTAAAAATGCAGTTCAATTTGCAATTGATTACAAGCCGAATTTAATTCTGCTTGATCTCGATCTGCCCGATATACACGGTAGTGAAGTGATAAAGCTGATACATGCAGAACCGAGAACAGCGAAAATACCGGTTATTATTCTTAGCGCGGATGCAATGACAAAACAGATCGAGCAATTAATGGAAGCCGGAGCTGAAGATTATCTGATAAAACCGATTGATGTAGTACAATTTTTGAAAGTAGTGGATAAGTGGATAAGGAAAAGTAGTAAGGAGTGA
- a CDS encoding PAS domain S-box protein — MTNILIVDDIRENLYLLELLLKENGYITVSAKNGAEALGLARKDIPDLIITDILMPVMDGFTLCREFKKDEKLCNVPFIFYTATYTDPKDEEFALSLGADRFIVKPHDLGEFIVIVKALLKEAKGKNIQTTETPSTPETVILKEYNEALVRKLEDKMLQVGQSEKDIRKYNILLLKEIEEHKRAEEALLESEERYRKLVNLSPDAIVVHSGGRFIFVNPAAVKLFGGKNPQDILGKPIIEFVHPDFRNIVQNRVQQISKGQTVHLIEEKFIQLDGTVIDVEVAAMPFSYESKPSVQVVVRDITERKRAEEEIIMLAHSLRSINECVSITDMEDKIIFVNESFLKTYGYDENELVGKHMSIVRSPNNPPELVKEILPATIRGGWQGELWNKRKDGSEFPIYLSTTIINDKESKPLGLIGVATDITGRRRAEKELIEAKERAEESDKLKSEFLNQMSHEIRTPINAIVGNVDYLNDSVGKEMNSDARDCFDGIGLASKRIIRTVDLILNAAELQTSGYNPYKVKVDLNSEILNKLYKEHQLSAKQKGLELIYTSESKDSQVLADVYSITQIFANLIDNAIKYTKKGKVEILLLKNKTGNIMVEIKDTGIGMSKDFLSRMFDPFVQEEQGYTRSYDGSGLGLTLVKNYCDINNAVLEVESEKNVGSTFRVIFKS, encoded by the coding sequence ATGACAAATATTCTAATCGTTGATGATATACGAGAAAATTTATATCTGCTTGAATTACTTCTTAAAGAAAACGGATATATTACTGTCTCCGCTAAAAACGGTGCGGAAGCATTAGGCCTGGCTCGAAAAGATATTCCGGATCTTATCATTACGGATATTCTTATGCCTGTTATGGATGGTTTCACTCTGTGCCGTGAATTTAAAAAAGATGAGAAACTTTGTAACGTCCCTTTCATATTTTATACTGCGACTTACACAGATCCAAAGGATGAAGAATTTGCTCTTAGTCTTGGGGCGGATAGATTTATAGTCAAACCTCATGATCTGGGAGAGTTTATTGTAATTGTAAAAGCACTTTTAAAAGAGGCGAAAGGAAAAAATATCCAAACGACAGAAACACCTTCAACTCCAGAGACTGTAATCTTAAAAGAGTACAATGAAGCTCTTGTGCGAAAACTCGAAGATAAAATGTTGCAGGTAGGGCAATCAGAAAAAGATATTAGAAAATATAATATCCTACTTCTTAAAGAAATAGAGGAACACAAACGTGCAGAAGAAGCGCTGCTCGAAAGCGAAGAGCGTTACCGCAAGTTAGTAAATTTATCTCCAGATGCTATTGTTGTACATTCCGGTGGCAGATTCATTTTTGTTAATCCTGCGGCTGTAAAACTCTTCGGAGGGAAAAATCCTCAGGATATACTTGGTAAGCCCATTATCGAATTTGTACATCCGGATTTTCGAAACATAGTTCAAAATCGGGTGCAACAAATAAGCAAGGGGCAAACAGTGCACCTGATTGAAGAAAAATTTATTCAATTGGATGGAACAGTAATAGATGTAGAAGTGGCTGCAATGCCTTTTAGTTATGAAAGCAAACCATCTGTGCAAGTAGTCGTTCGCGACATTACAGAGCGCAAACGTGCCGAAGAAGAAATTATAATGCTTGCTCACTCTTTAAGAAGTATAAATGAGTGTGTTAGTATCACCGATATGGAAGATAAAATTATTTTTGTCAACGAATCATTTTTGAAGACTTATGGTTACGATGAAAATGAACTGGTAGGAAAACATATGAGCATAGTACGTTCACCCAACAATCCACCGGAATTAGTTAAGGAAATTTTACCAGCCACAATACGCGGAGGATGGCAAGGTGAATTGTGGAATAAAAGAAAAGATGGAAGTGAATTCCCGATATATCTTTCCACAACAATTATAAATGATAAGGAAAGCAAACCTTTAGGACTAATTGGAGTTGCAACCGATATAACCGGGCGTAGACGTGCCGAGAAAGAACTGATAGAAGCAAAAGAGAGAGCAGAAGAATCCGATAAACTGAAATCTGAATTCCTCAATCAGATGTCTCACGAAATTAGAACTCCTATAAATGCAATAGTTGGAAATGTTGATTACCTCAATGATTCGGTTGGTAAAGAAATGAATTCCGATGCTCGCGATTGTTTTGATGGTATTGGTCTGGCTTCAAAAAGAATTATTAGAACTGTAGATTTGATACTTAATGCAGCAGAATTACAAACCAGCGGATATAATCCTTACAAAGTAAAAGTTGATCTCAATTCCGAGATACTTAATAAATTATATAAAGAGCATCAGCTTTCAGCTAAGCAGAAAGGATTAGAACTGATCTACACAAGTGAATCAAAGGACTCGCAAGTTTTAGCCGATGTATACAGTATTACTCAAATCTTTGCCAACTTGATAGACAATGCAATCAAGTACACAAAAAAGGGTAAAGTAGAAATACTTTTATTAAAGAATAAAACCGGTAATATTATGGTTGAGATAAAAGATACCGGAATAGGAATGAGTAAAGATTTTCTTTCAAGAATGTTTGATCCGTTTGTTCAAGAAGAGCAAGGATATACGAGAAGTTACGATGGCAGCGGATTGGGATTAACGCTTGTAAAGAACTATTGCGATATAAACAATGCCGTATTAGAAGTAGAGAGCGAAAAAAATGTAGGTTCAACTTTTAGAGTAATATTTAAGAGTTAG
- a CDS encoding response regulator, which translates to MNDSILKNANILIVDDQQANIDVLTGLLDAKGFTNYITTKDSRQVFKLFDEFKPDLLLLDLIMPNLNGYEVMMQLKALIPANTYFPILVLTADITPESKQKALASGASDFLAKPFDLIEVDLRIKNLLKVRYLHQQLENQNQIVEEKVKERTKELEKANIELRVAKEKAEQSDKVKFELLNQMSLTESQKNHHERISELTKPEAEITQDSKTILYIEDNLSNIQLIEQILETHRPTIRLITNMYGKNAVQFAIDYKPDLILLDLSLPDIHGSEVIKLLQAEPRTAEIPIIILSAYAMSRQIEILLATGAKDYLIKPIDVVQFLKVVDERIRKSSKV; encoded by the coding sequence ATGAATGATTCAATACTAAAAAATGCAAACATACTAATTGTAGATGATCAACAGGCTAATATAGATGTTCTTACCGGGCTGCTTGATGCTAAAGGTTTTACAAACTATATAACCACTAAAGACTCCAGACAAGTTTTTAAGTTGTTTGATGAGTTCAAACCGGATTTACTTTTGCTTGATCTGATCATGCCGAACTTAAACGGTTATGAAGTGATGATGCAATTGAAAGCTCTTATTCCAGCCAATACTTACTTCCCCATATTAGTACTCACCGCCGATATAACACCGGAATCTAAACAAAAAGCACTTGCCAGCGGCGCAAGTGATTTTCTTGCAAAACCGTTTGATTTGATAGAAGTTGACCTTCGAATAAAAAATCTGCTTAAAGTCCGCTATCTTCACCAACAATTAGAAAATCAGAATCAGATTGTAGAAGAGAAGGTGAAAGAAAGAACCAAAGAACTTGAAAAGGCAAACATAGAATTGAGAGTTGCTAAAGAAAAAGCCGAACAGTCAGATAAAGTGAAATTCGAATTACTTAATCAGATGTCGCTGACGGAAAGTCAAAAGAATCACCACGAACGAATAAGTGAATTAACAAAACCGGAAGCCGAAATAACACAGGACAGCAAAACTATTTTGTATATCGAAGATAATCTTTCGAACATACAATTAATTGAACAGATTTTAGAAACGCATCGTCCTACTATTCGTTTAATAACTAATATGTATGGCAAAAATGCAGTTCAATTTGCAATTGATTACAAACCGGATTTAATTCTGCTTGATCTCAGTTTGCCGGATATTCACGGTAGTGAAGTGATAAAGCTGTTACAGGCAGAACCGAGAACAGCGGAAATACCAATTATTATTCTTAGTGCATACGCAATGAGTCGTCAGATTGAAATATTACTTGCAACTGGAGCTAAAGATTATCTCATAAAACCGATTGATGTAGTGCAATTTTTGAAAGTAGTGGATGAGAGGATAAGAAAAAGTAGTAAGGTTTAA
- a CDS encoding response regulator codes for MIASTLINAKILIVDDQQANIDVLTGLLDAKGYTDYTTTTDSRKVINLFEEYKPNLLLLDLNMPHLTGFQVMMQLKVFIPANTYFPILVLTADITPESKQKALAAGASDFLTKPFDLIEVDLRIKNLLKVRYLHQQLENQNQVLEEKVKERTKELEKANIELIVAKEQAEGMNRLKNCFLSNMSHELRTPLISVLGFAELLQQELKDPEQLEFVKNIMEGGQRLNNTLSKILEISKLEAANSFLKLQPYNLADEIKVLVKSFLPMAQSKRLFLKTELNDTSLNVYIDSELFGKALYHLVSNGIKFTKEGGVLVTLNHERKQDHDWAVTKVIDTGIGISKENLNKIFDAFRQASEGNSRNYEGTGLGITIAKRIVELMQGYLQIESDIGKGSTFSIWLPAIPNKNQIHHQIEEKLASTIVKPPTIKEKGLPKILIVDDNSSNRLFMNHCLSSYVRIIEAEDGITGVTFASKEHFDLILMDINLGAGIDGVEAMHQIRKIPGYTRVPIITVTAYVMFGDKERFLSEGFDDYLAKPFSKNILVSLVEKCLAK; via the coding sequence ATGATAGCTTCTACACTGATAAACGCAAAAATTCTCATTGTAGATGATCAACAAGCTAACATTGATGTTCTTACCGGGTTGCTGGATGCAAAGGGTTATACAGACTATACCACAACAACAGATTCACGAAAAGTGATCAACTTGTTCGAAGAATATAAACCGAATTTACTTTTGCTTGATCTGAACATGCCGCACTTAACCGGTTTTCAAGTGATGATGCAATTGAAGGTTTTTATTCCAGCCAATACTTACTTCCCCATATTAGTACTCACTGCCGATATAACACCAGAATCTAAACAAAAAGCACTTGCCGCTGGCGCAAGCGATTTTCTTACAAAACCATTTGATTTGATAGAAGTTGACCTTCGAATAAAAAATCTTCTTAAAGTCCGCTATCTTCACCAACAACTAGAAAACCAAAATCAGGTTTTAGAAGAAAAGGTGAAGGAAAGAACCAAAGAACTTGAAAAGGCAAACATAGAATTGATAGTTGCAAAAGAACAAGCTGAGGGAATGAACCGCTTAAAAAATTGTTTCCTTTCTAATATGAGTCATGAATTGCGAACGCCCTTAATTTCTGTACTAGGTTTTGCAGAATTGCTTCAGCAAGAATTAAAAGATCCCGAACAATTGGAATTTGTTAAAAACATAATGGAAGGAGGACAAAGATTAAACAACACTTTAAGTAAAATTTTAGAAATCTCAAAACTTGAAGCAGCAAATTCGTTTTTAAAATTGCAGCCGTACAATCTTGCTGACGAGATAAAAGTATTAGTAAAATCGTTCTTACCTATGGCTCAATCAAAGCGGTTATTCCTCAAAACAGAACTTAATGATACTTCTCTAAATGTTTATATAGACAGTGAACTATTTGGTAAAGCGCTCTATCATTTGGTCAGCAATGGAATCAAGTTTACAAAAGAAGGGGGCGTTTTAGTTACATTGAATCATGAAAGAAAACAAGACCACGATTGGGCTGTTACCAAAGTAATTGATACGGGCATTGGAATATCAAAGGAGAATCTAAATAAAATCTTTGATGCTTTTAGACAAGCAAGCGAAGGTAATAGTAGAAACTATGAAGGGACAGGACTTGGAATAACAATTGCCAAAAGAATTGTTGAGTTAATGCAGGGTTATTTACAAATCGAAAGTGATATTGGTAAAGGATCTACCTTTTCAATTTGGCTGCCAGCAATACCAAATAAAAATCAGATACATCATCAGATCGAAGAAAAATTGGCAAGTACAATAGTTAAACCACCTACTATAAAAGAAAAAGGGTTACCAAAAATATTAATTGTTGACGATAACTCCTCCAATCGTTTGTTTATGAATCATTGTTTATCAAGTTATGTGAGAATAATTGAAGCTGAAGATGGCATAACGGGTGTTACATTTGCATCAAAGGAACACTTCGATCTAATTCTTATGGACATAAACCTCGGTGCAGGCATTGACGGTGTTGAAGCAATGCATCAGATAAGAAAAATTCCGGGATATACACGTGTACCAATTATTACTGTTACTGCTTACGTTATGTTCGGGGATAAGGAACGGTTTTTAAGCGAAGGTTTTGATGATTATTTAGCAAAACCATTTTCGAAAAATATTTTAGTTAGTTTAGTAGAAAAATGCCTTGCAAAATGA
- a CDS encoding DUF4070 domain-containing protein has product MNILMVYPMYPDTFWSFKHALKFVSKKASFPPLGLLTVASMLPKGWNKKLIDMNASDLTDKDILWADYVFISAMSIQSESANQVIERCKKLKAKIVAGGPLFTSSSEYYQNIDHLILNEAEITLPQFLSDLNKGKPKQKYSSEDWANITTTPLPLWELVSLKNYTSMNVQYSRGCPFDCDFCDITVLYGRKPRTKTKEQVIAELDALYFTGWRGPVFFVDDNFIGNKVKLKKEILPAIAEWMESRKNPFYFNTEASINLADDDKLMQLMVKAGFEAVFIGIESPNEESLIECNKTQNRNRDLISSVKKIQESGIEVQGGFIVGFDNDPPAIFDKLTNFIQESGIVTAMVGLLNAPQGTKLQKRLLEEGRLLNDFTGNNTDFSINFIPHMDSEVLINGYKKILNTIYSPKFYYERVMRFMKDFEPKKKKVFHLNPNYILALFKSMFKLGVVGEERIYYWKLFFWSLFRKPQLFSLAILFTIYGFHFKKISNSFY; this is encoded by the coding sequence ATGAATATATTAATGGTTTATCCAATGTACCCAGACACGTTTTGGAGTTTTAAGCATGCATTAAAATTTGTATCGAAGAAAGCAAGCTTTCCTCCTTTGGGATTATTAACAGTTGCTTCGATGCTTCCAAAAGGATGGAACAAAAAATTAATTGATATGAACGCAAGCGACCTCACCGATAAAGATATTCTTTGGGCGGATTATGTTTTCATAAGCGCCATGTCAATTCAAAGTGAATCGGCAAATCAAGTAATTGAAAGATGTAAAAAGTTAAAAGCAAAAATTGTAGCCGGCGGACCTTTATTTACAAGCAGTTCCGAATATTATCAAAACATTGATCACCTAATTCTTAATGAAGCCGAAATTACTCTGCCGCAGTTTTTAAGTGATCTTAATAAAGGAAAACCGAAACAAAAATACAGTTCGGAAGATTGGGCTAATATTACAACCACCCCTTTACCTCTTTGGGAATTGGTATCTCTTAAAAATTATACTTCGATGAATGTACAGTATTCACGCGGTTGTCCTTTTGATTGTGACTTTTGTGATATCACAGTTCTTTATGGTAGGAAACCGCGTACAAAAACTAAAGAACAGGTGATAGCTGAATTAGATGCATTATATTTTACAGGATGGCGAGGACCGGTATTTTTTGTAGATGATAATTTCATTGGCAACAAAGTAAAATTGAAAAAAGAAATTCTCCCTGCAATTGCAGAGTGGATGGAAAGTAGAAAAAATCCGTTTTATTTCAATACGGAGGCATCAATCAATCTTGCCGACGATGATAAACTTATGCAGCTTATGGTTAAAGCGGGATTTGAGGCCGTGTTCATTGGCATCGAATCTCCGAACGAGGAGAGTCTGATAGAATGTAATAAAACTCAAAATAGAAATCGTGATCTTATTTCAAGCGTAAAGAAAATTCAAGAGTCAGGCATAGAGGTTCAGGGAGGATTTATTGTTGGGTTTGATAACGATCCACCAGCAATCTTCGATAAGCTTACAAACTTTATCCAGGAAAGTGGAATTGTAACAGCAATGGTTGGATTACTAAATGCACCTCAAGGAACGAAGCTTCAAAAAAGACTTCTTGAGGAAGGAAGATTGTTAAATGATTTTACCGGTAATAACACGGATTTTTCTATCAATTTTATTCCTCATATGGATTCCGAAGTGCTCATCAATGGTTATAAAAAAATTCTAAATACAATCTATTCACCCAAATTTTATTATGAACGCGTTATGCGCTTCATGAAAGATTTTGAACCGAAGAAGAAGAAAGTTTTTCATCTTAATCCTAATTACATCCTCGCGCTGTTTAAATCCATGTTCAAATTAGGAGTGGTCGGTGAGGAGAGAATCTATTACTGGAAATTATTTTTCTGGTCATTGTTCCGAAAACCGCAGCTATTTTCTTTAGCAATATTGTTTACGATTTACGGATTTCATTTCAAAAAAATATCCAATAGTTTTTATTAA